In a single window of the Pseudogemmatithrix spongiicola genome:
- a CDS encoding lipoate--protein ligase family protein yields the protein MPLPTRWRLLVTPADDGDRNMAIDHALLDRAAHTDEAVFRIYAWAHPTLSLGMHEKARLEPDAAATRGIAVVRRPTGGRALLHHREVTYSVTAPARDASLRESYDAINAILLDALTRLGVPAAPAERRGRPLAPDGAACFAEPNVGELVVDGRKLVGSAQRRDEHAFLQHGSILLADDQGLVAALRGTTAPPPAATLTQALRRDVDFDEVRDALIAALEHAVGPVSTLAVGELAPAIARHVATYRDPRWTFRR from the coding sequence GTGCCCCTGCCGACGCGCTGGCGCCTGCTCGTCACCCCGGCGGACGACGGCGACCGGAACATGGCGATCGACCACGCGCTGCTCGACCGCGCGGCGCACACGGACGAAGCCGTCTTCCGCATCTACGCCTGGGCGCATCCCACGCTGTCGCTCGGCATGCACGAGAAGGCCCGGCTCGAGCCCGACGCCGCCGCGACACGCGGCATCGCCGTCGTCCGCCGCCCCACCGGCGGCCGCGCGTTGCTGCACCATCGCGAGGTCACCTACAGCGTGACCGCCCCCGCGCGCGACGCCTCGCTGCGCGAGAGCTACGATGCGATCAATGCCATCCTGCTCGACGCGCTGACGCGACTCGGCGTGCCCGCCGCACCGGCCGAACGCCGCGGCCGCCCGCTCGCGCCCGACGGCGCGGCGTGCTTCGCCGAACCCAACGTCGGTGAGCTGGTCGTCGATGGCCGCAAGCTCGTCGGCTCCGCGCAACGTCGTGATGAGCACGCGTTCCTGCAGCACGGATCGATCCTCCTCGCTGATGATCAGGGCCTCGTAGCCGCGCTCCGCGGCACGACGGCGCCTCCGCCGGCCGCGACGCTCACGCAGGCCCTTCGGCGCGATGTCGACTTCGATGAAGTCCGCGATGCGCTCATCGCCGCACTCGAGCACGCCGTCGGCCCGGTCTCCACGCTTGCGGTCGGCGAGCTCGCCCCCGCGATCGCCCGCCACGTCGCGACCTACCGTGACCCGCGGTGGACGTTTCGTCGATAG
- the gcvP gene encoding aminomethyl-transferring glycine dehydrogenase, translated as MSASASAHPAPDTFVRRHLGPSEAEQAEMLKELGYASLDAFIDATVPDNIRLRRPLALPAAQSEQEALAAFRAEMNANDVRRSFIGMGYYDTHVPAVIQRNILENPGWYTAYTPYQAEIAQGRLEALLNYQTVVSDLTGLPIANASLLDEGTAAAEAVTMVHGIVGKDGRDTFLIAKDCHPQTIEVVTARAEARGVDVKVVDVAKMKPNKKTAGVLLQYPNTTGQVEDYRALCEAVHAAGGLVIVATDLLALTLLQPPGEWGADVAVGNSQRFGVPYGFGGPHAAFFATKDDYKRQIPGRIIGVSRDATGRAALRMALQTREQHIRREKATSNVCTAQVLLSVMAGMYAVWHGPDGLKRIANRVHYFAELFAAGVRKLGMEPVAGIFFDTVTVPVGGNLRKIVKAAGKLGINLRVVDKKHLGVSMGENTKVADISDLLTAFNLGQPHGLDLDTLGKSVDARYDERVRRTSDFLTHPTFSKYHSETEMLRYMRKLESRDLSLTHSMIPLGSCTMKLNASAEMYPVTWREVGGIHPFAPAEQTLGYQSMFVRLEKALAEVTGFAAVSLQPNAGSQGEYAGLLVIRAYHRARGQGHRNICLIPQSAHGTNPASAVMAGMQVVVCGTDANGNIDVADLRAKAEQHSQNLAALMVTYPSTHGVFEESIKDICAIIHEHGGQVYLDGANMNAMVGLSRPGDIGADVCHLNLHKTFCIPHGGGGPGMGPIGVVAHLAPYLPGHGVVGLEPKETRIGAVSAAPWGSASILPISMMYIDMMGGEGLTEATKVAILNANYIAEKLKGHYEVLYRGKNGHVAHECILDTRPLKQSAGIEVEDIAKRLMDYGFHAPTVSFPVAGTLMVEPTESESKAELDRFIEALIAIREEIRDIERGVLSREDNPLVHAPHTQDVVVSDSWARGYSRERAAYPLPWVRERKFWPSVSRIESAFGDRNLVCSCPPIEEYAQA; from the coding sequence GTGTCCGCTTCTGCGTCTGCGCATCCTGCGCCCGACACGTTCGTTCGCCGCCACCTCGGTCCGTCCGAGGCTGAGCAGGCCGAGATGCTCAAGGAACTCGGCTACGCCTCGCTCGATGCATTCATCGACGCGACCGTTCCCGACAACATCCGGCTGCGGCGCCCGCTGGCGCTGCCGGCGGCGCAGTCCGAGCAGGAGGCGCTGGCGGCCTTCCGCGCCGAGATGAATGCGAACGACGTGCGGCGCTCGTTCATCGGCATGGGTTACTACGACACGCACGTGCCGGCGGTGATCCAGCGCAACATCCTCGAGAACCCGGGCTGGTACACGGCGTACACGCCGTATCAGGCGGAGATCGCGCAGGGCCGCCTCGAGGCGCTGCTCAACTACCAGACGGTGGTCAGCGACCTCACGGGCCTGCCGATCGCGAATGCGTCGCTGCTCGACGAAGGCACGGCGGCCGCCGAGGCGGTGACGATGGTGCACGGCATCGTCGGCAAGGACGGGCGCGACACCTTCTTGATTGCGAAGGACTGCCACCCGCAGACGATCGAAGTCGTGACGGCGCGCGCCGAGGCGCGTGGCGTGGATGTGAAGGTGGTGGACGTCGCGAAGATGAAGCCGAACAAGAAGACGGCGGGCGTGCTGCTGCAGTACCCGAACACCACGGGCCAGGTGGAAGACTACCGCGCGCTCTGCGAGGCGGTGCACGCGGCGGGCGGTCTGGTGATCGTCGCGACGGATCTGCTGGCGCTGACGCTGTTGCAGCCGCCGGGCGAGTGGGGCGCGGACGTGGCGGTGGGCAACTCGCAGCGCTTCGGTGTGCCGTACGGCTTCGGCGGCCCGCACGCGGCGTTCTTCGCCACCAAGGATGACTACAAGCGCCAGATCCCGGGCCGCATCATCGGCGTGTCGCGCGATGCGACGGGCCGCGCGGCGCTGCGCATGGCGCTGCAGACGCGCGAGCAGCACATCCGCCGCGAGAAGGCGACGTCGAACGTGTGCACGGCGCAGGTGCTGCTCTCGGTGATGGCCGGCATGTACGCGGTGTGGCACGGGCCCGATGGCCTGAAGCGCATCGCGAACCGTGTGCACTACTTCGCCGAGCTGTTCGCGGCGGGCGTGCGCAAGCTCGGCATGGAGCCGGTGGCGGGCATCTTCTTCGACACGGTCACGGTGCCGGTGGGCGGCAATCTCCGGAAGATCGTGAAGGCGGCCGGCAAGCTGGGCATCAACCTGCGCGTCGTGGACAAGAAGCACCTCGGCGTCTCGATGGGCGAGAACACCAAGGTCGCCGATATCAGCGACCTGCTCACGGCGTTCAACCTCGGCCAGCCGCACGGGCTCGACCTCGACACGCTGGGCAAGTCGGTGGACGCGCGGTACGACGAGCGCGTGCGTCGCACCAGCGACTTCCTCACGCATCCGACGTTCTCCAAGTACCACTCGGAGACCGAGATGCTGCGCTACATGCGCAAGCTCGAGTCGCGCGACCTGTCGCTGACGCACTCGATGATCCCGCTGGGCAGCTGCACGATGAAGCTGAACGCCAGCGCCGAGATGTATCCGGTGACCTGGCGCGAGGTGGGCGGCATCCATCCGTTCGCGCCGGCGGAGCAGACGCTGGGCTACCAGTCGATGTTCGTGCGTCTGGAGAAGGCGCTGGCGGAAGTGACGGGCTTCGCGGCCGTGTCACTGCAGCCGAATGCCGGTTCGCAGGGTGAATACGCGGGTCTGCTCGTGATCCGCGCGTACCACCGCGCGCGCGGGCAGGGGCATCGCAACATCTGCCTCATTCCGCAGTCGGCGCACGGCACCAACCCGGCCTCGGCGGTGATGGCGGGCATGCAGGTGGTGGTCTGCGGCACGGATGCCAACGGCAACATCGACGTGGCCGACCTGCGCGCGAAGGCTGAGCAGCATTCGCAGAACCTCGCGGCGCTGATGGTGACGTATCCGTCGACGCACGGCGTCTTCGAGGAGAGCATCAAGGACATCTGCGCGATCATCCACGAGCATGGCGGCCAGGTGTACCTTGACGGCGCGAACATGAACGCGATGGTCGGCTTGAGCCGCCCGGGCGACATCGGCGCGGACGTCTGCCACCTGAACCTGCACAAGACGTTCTGCATCCCGCACGGCGGCGGCGGCCCGGGCATGGGGCCGATCGGCGTGGTGGCGCACCTCGCGCCGTACCTGCCGGGCCACGGCGTCGTGGGTCTCGAGCCGAAGGAGACGCGCATCGGGGCCGTGAGCGCGGCTCCATGGGGATCCGCGAGCATCCTGCCGATCTCGATGATGTACATCGACATGATGGGCGGCGAGGGGCTGACGGAGGCGACGAAGGTCGCGATCCTCAACGCGAACTACATCGCCGAGAAGCTGAAGGGGCACTACGAGGTGCTGTATCGCGGCAAGAACGGCCACGTGGCGCACGAGTGCATCCTCGACACGCGTCCGCTCAAGCAGTCCGCGGGCATCGAGGTGGAAGACATCGCGAAGCGCCTGATGGATTACGGCTTCCACGCGCCCACGGTGAGCTTCCCGGTGGCGGGCACGCTGATGGTGGAGCCGACGGAGAGCGAGTCGAAGGCGGAGCTCGACCGGTTCATCGAGGCGTTGATCGCCATCCGCGAGGAGATCCGCGACATCGAGCGCGGCGTGCTGTCGCGCGAGGACAATCCGCTGGTGCACGCGCCGCACACGCAGGATGTGGTGGTGAGCGACAGCTGGGCGCGTGGCTACTCGCGCGAGCGCGCGGCGTATCCGCTGCCGTGGGTGCGTGAGCGGAAGTTCTGGCCGTCAGTGAGCCGGATCGAGAGCGCGTTCGGGGATCGCAATCTCGTGTGCTCGTGCCCGCCGATCGAGGAGTACGCGCAGGCCTAA
- a CDS encoding peptide ABC transporter substrate-binding protein, with protein MRRLVPAFLLALAACGDASVRGPLGGTVVVATAADADALLPPLVRSSQGRMAAELLFDRLVEIGPSLNTIGDADFQPRLASSWTWSADSLSIAFELDPDARWHDGRPVVAADVEAGYRALMDSTNGSSARAELADIVEVTPDGERRVSLRFRARSSEQFYAASMIVPLPAHLLPTDGAPLSTSAFARNPIGSGPFRFVAWEPLERLEFAAVDDYYRGRARLDRVIVTVSPEPATGLAKLWAEEADVWELVPAGDLAEAAKHPHVRLVLANSFDYTYVAFNFRDARNRERPHPLFTDAALRRAIAHAVDREQAVRAVFDTLAFVADAPMVHAQFTFDSTVRAVPHDRARAAAILDSLGWRVDPRDGIRRKDGRRLAFSALVPGSSRNRERMAVTLQEQLRQVGIAMELERTENRTFTQKREAGQFDVVFGGWLTVPSPRTLVGTWMSATKPGQGTRNDGRWENAEFDAAVSAGLSTMNRDDAKRAFSRAYQTIADDVPALFLYEPRIVAGVHRRLTVPAWRPDGWWRTLHEWSVDPAQRLPRDARPAN; from the coding sequence GTGCGCCGTCTCGTCCCTGCCTTCCTGCTCGCCCTCGCCGCCTGTGGCGATGCCTCCGTCCGCGGCCCACTCGGCGGCACGGTCGTCGTCGCCACCGCCGCCGATGCCGATGCGCTGCTGCCGCCGCTCGTCCGCTCGTCGCAGGGCCGCATGGCCGCCGAGTTGCTGTTCGATCGCCTCGTCGAGATCGGTCCGTCGCTCAACACCATCGGCGACGCCGACTTCCAGCCTCGCCTCGCCTCCTCCTGGACGTGGAGCGCCGACTCGCTGAGCATCGCGTTCGAGCTCGATCCCGATGCCCGCTGGCACGACGGCCGTCCCGTGGTCGCGGCGGACGTCGAAGCGGGCTACCGCGCACTCATGGACTCCACCAACGGGTCCTCGGCACGCGCCGAGCTCGCGGACATCGTCGAGGTGACGCCCGACGGCGAGCGCCGCGTGTCGCTCCGCTTCCGTGCGCGCTCGAGCGAGCAGTTCTATGCCGCTTCGATGATTGTACCGCTGCCGGCACATCTGTTGCCGACCGACGGCGCGCCGCTCTCGACCAGCGCCTTCGCGCGCAATCCGATCGGCAGCGGCCCGTTCCGCTTCGTCGCGTGGGAACCGCTCGAGCGCCTCGAATTCGCCGCCGTCGACGACTACTACCGCGGCCGCGCGCGCCTCGACCGCGTCATCGTCACCGTCTCGCCCGAGCCCGCCACCGGCCTCGCCAAGCTCTGGGCCGAGGAAGCCGACGTCTGGGAGCTCGTGCCGGCCGGCGACCTCGCCGAGGCCGCCAAGCATCCGCACGTGCGCCTCGTGCTCGCCAATTCGTTCGACTACACCTACGTCGCGTTCAACTTCCGCGACGCCCGCAACCGCGAACGTCCGCACCCGCTCTTCACCGATGCCGCGCTGCGGCGAGCCATCGCGCATGCCGTGGACCGCGAACAGGCTGTGCGCGCGGTCTTCGACACGCTGGCCTTCGTGGCGGACGCGCCGATGGTGCATGCGCAGTTCACGTTCGATTCCACCGTCCGCGCCGTTCCGCACGACCGCGCGCGCGCCGCGGCGATCCTCGACTCGCTCGGCTGGCGCGTCGACCCGCGCGACGGCATCCGGCGCAAGGACGGCCGGCGCCTCGCGTTCAGCGCGCTCGTGCCCGGCTCTAGCCGCAACCGCGAGCGCATGGCCGTGACGCTGCAGGAGCAGCTGCGCCAGGTCGGCATCGCCATGGAGCTCGAGCGTACCGAGAACCGCACCTTCACGCAGAAGCGCGAGGCCGGGCAGTTCGACGTCGTCTTCGGCGGCTGGCTCACCGTGCCCTCGCCGCGCACGCTCGTCGGCACCTGGATGAGCGCGACCAAGCCGGGCCAAGGCACGCGCAACGACGGACGCTGGGAGAACGCCGAGTTCGACGCGGCCGTCAGCGCCGGACTCAGCACGATGAATCGCGACGACGCGAAGCGCGCGTTCTCCCGGGCGTACCAGACCATCGCCGACGACGTCCCCGCGCTCTTCCTCTACGAACCGCGCATCGTCGCCGGCGTGCACCGGCGCCTCACCGTGCCTGCGTGGCGCCCCGATGGCTGGTGGCGCACGCTGCACGAGTGGTCGGTGGATCCCGCGCAGCGCCTGCCGCGCGACGCGCGACCCGCCAACTGA
- the gcvH gene encoding glycine cleavage system protein GcvH encodes MSSIPADLSYTKDHEYVKKTADASVVIVGITDYAQGELGDIVFLDLPKPGRKVAAHEVFGTIEAVKAVSELYSPLAGEIVEVNAKLDGEPALVNTDPYGDGWMIKLKVNAADLKGLMDAAAYGKLLGQ; translated from the coding sequence GTGTCGTCGATCCCCGCGGATCTGAGCTATACCAAGGACCATGAGTACGTGAAGAAGACCGCCGACGCCTCGGTCGTCATCGTCGGCATCACCGACTACGCCCAAGGCGAACTCGGCGACATCGTCTTCCTCGACCTCCCCAAGCCCGGCCGCAAGGTCGCCGCGCACGAGGTCTTCGGCACGATCGAAGCCGTGAAGGCCGTGAGCGAGCTCTACTCGCCGCTCGCCGGGGAGATCGTCGAGGTCAACGCCAAGCTCGACGGCGAACCGGCGCTCGTGAACACCGATCCCTACGGCGACGGCTGGATGATCAAGCTCAAGGTCAACGCCGCCGACCTCAAGGGTCTCATGGACGCGGCAGCGTATGGGAAGCTGCTCGGCCAGTAA
- a CDS encoding peptide MFS transporter, whose amino-acid sequence MTPSPQSDAPKPVSPALAPYVNDTRFFGHPRGLSTLFMTEMWERFSYYGLRPLLVLFMAAALNEGGFGLDRTQASAIVGIYAASVYLASLPGGWIADRWLGLRRAILIGAALITSGHLAIGVSGFAGARGKIFFFLGLALIVLGTGLLKPNISAIVGDLYPEGGARRDAGFSIFYMGINVGAFLGQLVTGFLGEAIGWHWGFGAAGVGMLFGFLWFWLRAKDTLGPIGEDIVRDPDPAVQAKREQGVKTATYAGLGLFALVFVLAALGVVQINPQVVGQYMTFVLVGLAVAFFATVLIAGGLNTDEKKRVGVIFVLFVFAAIFWGAFEQAPTSLNLFAKDFTDRSIFGWEMPATWFQSVNSFFIIVLAPVFAGLWVWMAKRNIELSSPAKFALGLAMAGVGFALMIGAANKVVASGGTLLVSPWWLIGSYFFQTVGELCLSPVGLSSMTKLSPRQYVGQMMGIWFLAASVGNLVAGLVGGHVDPTNLQQTPTVFIGTTIALAIATGVLLALVVPIRRMMQGVK is encoded by the coding sequence ATGACCCCCAGTCCACAGTCCGACGCCCCGAAGCCTGTCTCGCCGGCGCTCGCGCCGTACGTGAACGACACGCGCTTCTTCGGCCATCCGCGCGGCCTCTCCACGCTCTTCATGACGGAGATGTGGGAGCGCTTCTCGTACTACGGCCTGCGCCCGCTGCTCGTGCTGTTCATGGCCGCCGCGCTCAACGAGGGCGGATTCGGCCTCGATCGCACCCAAGCCTCGGCCATCGTCGGCATCTACGCCGCGAGCGTGTATCTCGCCTCGCTGCCCGGCGGCTGGATCGCCGACCGCTGGCTCGGCCTGCGTCGCGCCATCCTCATCGGCGCCGCGCTGATCACGAGCGGCCACCTCGCGATCGGCGTCAGCGGCTTCGCCGGCGCGCGCGGCAAGATCTTCTTCTTCCTCGGCCTCGCGCTCATCGTCCTCGGCACTGGCCTGCTCAAGCCGAACATTTCGGCGATCGTCGGCGACCTGTATCCGGAAGGCGGCGCGCGCCGTGACGCCGGCTTCTCGATCTTCTACATGGGCATCAACGTCGGTGCCTTCCTCGGCCAGTTGGTGACCGGCTTCCTCGGCGAGGCCATCGGGTGGCACTGGGGCTTCGGCGCCGCCGGCGTCGGCATGCTCTTCGGCTTCCTCTGGTTCTGGCTCCGCGCCAAGGACACGCTCGGGCCGATAGGCGAGGACATCGTCCGCGACCCGGATCCCGCCGTGCAGGCCAAGCGCGAGCAGGGCGTGAAGACCGCCACCTACGCCGGCCTCGGCCTCTTCGCGTTGGTCTTCGTGCTTGCCGCGCTGGGCGTGGTGCAGATCAATCCGCAGGTCGTCGGCCAGTACATGACCTTCGTGCTCGTCGGCCTGGCGGTCGCGTTCTTCGCGACCGTGCTGATCGCCGGCGGCCTCAACACCGACGAGAAGAAGCGCGTCGGCGTGATCTTCGTGCTCTTCGTGTTCGCCGCGATCTTCTGGGGCGCCTTCGAGCAGGCCCCGACCTCGCTCAACCTCTTCGCCAAGGACTTCACCGACCGCAGCATCTTCGGCTGGGAGATGCCGGCCACGTGGTTCCAGTCGGTGAACTCGTTCTTCATCATCGTGCTGGCGCCGGTGTTCGCCGGCCTCTGGGTATGGATGGCGAAGCGCAACATCGAGCTCTCGAGCCCCGCCAAGTTCGCGCTCGGCCTCGCGATGGCCGGCGTCGGCTTCGCCCTCATGATCGGCGCCGCGAACAAGGTCGTCGCCAGCGGCGGCACGCTCCTCGTCTCGCCGTGGTGGCTCATCGGCTCGTACTTCTTCCAGACGGTCGGCGAGCTCTGCCTGAGCCCCGTCGGCCTCTCGTCGATGACCAAGCTCTCGCCGCGGCAGTACGTCGGCCAGATGATGGGCATCTGGTTCCTCGCCGCCTCGGTGGGCAACCTCGTCGCCGGCCTCGTCGGCGGGCACGTGGACCCGACCAACCTGCAGCAGACGCCGACGGTGTTCATCGGCACGACGATTGCATTGGCCATCGCCACGGGCGTGCTGCTCGCGCTGGTCGTGCCGATCCGCCGGATGATGCAGGGCGTGAAGTAA
- a CDS encoding ABC transporter permease — translation MRAIRLPLGILAGFALVALLAPLLAPFDPVAHLDPLGRALQPPSGAHWLGTDPYSRDVLSRLLYGARASLGIATLAVAVALSLGTLVGTVAAVGGGYIDALLMRITDAMLAIPRLLLLLLVVAASGPLPPATLAAVLGATGWMTAARLVRQETRRLLATEHVKAAIALGVPRRRLWRGHILPGLLPTLGVAATVAFAAALPLEAALSFLGLGVAPPHASWGNIILEAEGRLLRAWWLVLFPTLAIVAATLTANVIAERVSGQHEGDA, via the coding sequence ATGCGCGCAATCCGCCTGCCACTCGGCATCCTCGCAGGCTTCGCGCTCGTCGCGCTGCTCGCGCCACTGCTCGCGCCGTTCGATCCCGTCGCCCATCTCGATCCGCTGGGACGCGCGCTGCAGCCGCCGAGCGGCGCGCACTGGCTCGGCACGGACCCCTACTCCCGCGACGTCCTCTCGCGGCTGCTCTATGGCGCCCGCGCCTCGCTGGGCATCGCCACGCTGGCCGTCGCCGTTGCGCTCTCGCTGGGCACGCTCGTCGGCACGGTCGCCGCCGTAGGCGGCGGCTATATCGACGCCCTGCTGATGCGCATCACCGACGCGATGCTCGCGATCCCGCGGCTGCTGCTCCTGCTGCTCGTCGTCGCGGCGTCGGGCCCGCTGCCGCCCGCGACGCTCGCGGCCGTGCTCGGGGCCACGGGATGGATGACTGCCGCTCGTCTGGTGCGCCAGGAGACGCGGCGCCTGCTGGCGACCGAGCACGTGAAGGCCGCCATCGCGCTGGGCGTTCCGCGCCGGCGGCTCTGGCGCGGGCACATCCTACCCGGCCTGCTGCCCACGCTCGGCGTCGCGGCCACCGTGGCCTTCGCCGCGGCGCTGCCACTCGAGGCGGCGCTGAGCTTCCTCGGGCTCGGCGTCGCGCCGCCACACGCCAGCTGGGGCAACATCATCCTCGAAGCCGAGGGCCGGTTGCTGCGCGCCTGGTGGCTCGTGCTGTTTCCCACGCTCGCGATCGTCGCGGCTACGCTGACGGCCAACGTGATCGCGGAGCGCGTCAGCGGGCAGCACGAGGGCGACGCGTGA
- a CDS encoding ABC transporter permease encodes MTRVLVVRLGQAIAVIGIVVTLCFALVRLAPGDPFFAALDQPGVPPEAAAAMRVSFGYDRPLHEQYLRFLRNIASGDLGYSHSRSRPVREVIAALLPNSLLLSGTGLLVGALLGIGLGAWQGWRAESRLATLSDRALLAIASVPEFVLALLLAMLFALELRWLPVSGMRSEGVGGAADVLRHLILPAGTLALMVAAILARHQRAAMRGVRNAEFIRAARASGIPERRVLFRHALRNAIAPVLTVLGVMLGAVAGGTVLIERVFDWPGMGRAVVEAVGQRDYPLVVGAVLVTSVAVTLATLLADLAVAWADPRLRNRL; translated from the coding sequence GTGACGCGCGTCCTCGTCGTCCGCCTCGGCCAGGCGATCGCCGTCATCGGCATCGTCGTCACACTCTGCTTCGCGCTCGTCCGCCTCGCCCCCGGCGATCCCTTCTTCGCGGCCCTCGACCAACCCGGCGTACCGCCGGAGGCCGCGGCCGCCATGCGCGTATCCTTCGGCTACGATCGCCCGCTGCACGAGCAGTACCTGCGCTTCCTGCGCAACATCGCCAGCGGCGACCTCGGCTACTCGCATTCGCGGAGCCGACCCGTCCGCGAGGTGATTGCCGCGCTGCTGCCGAACTCGCTCTTGCTCTCGGGCACCGGCCTTCTCGTCGGCGCGCTGCTCGGCATCGGGCTCGGTGCGTGGCAGGGATGGCGCGCCGAGTCCCGCCTCGCCACGCTCAGCGATCGCGCGCTGCTCGCCATCGCGTCCGTGCCGGAGTTCGTGCTCGCGCTGCTGCTCGCCATGCTCTTCGCGCTCGAGCTCCGCTGGCTCCCCGTGAGCGGCATGCGCAGCGAAGGCGTCGGCGGCGCGGCCGATGTGCTGCGGCATCTCATCCTCCCCGCGGGTACGCTGGCCCTCATGGTCGCCGCGATCCTCGCGCGGCACCAGCGCGCCGCCATGCGGGGCGTGCGGAACGCCGAGTTCATCCGGGCGGCTCGCGCCAGCGGCATTCCCGAACGACGCGTGCTCTTCCGTCACGCGTTGCGCAACGCCATCGCGCCCGTCCTCACCGTCCTCGGCGTCATGCTCGGTGCCGTCGCCGGCGGTACGGTGCTGATCGAGCGTGTCTTCGATTGGCCCGGCATGGGGCGCGCCGTCGTCGAGGCGGTGGGCCAGCGCGACTACCCGCTCGTCGTCGGCGCCGTCCTCGTGACGAGCGTCGCGGTGACGCTCGCGACGCTGCTCGCCGACCTCGCGGTGGCGTGGGCGGACCCACGCCTGCGGAACCGCCTCTGA
- a CDS encoding dipeptide ABC transporter ATP-binding protein: MSGSAVRQREALAVRSLGVETTEPAPRRVLDELSFTLAPGSSVGIVGRSGAGKSTIGNAILGLLPRGLRRTPGSRILLGDTELTTLDVEAMRDVRGRRIAMVFQEPLSALDPAMRVGRQLTAALEAHGMASGAEATERAIAMLDRVGIRDAARSARRFPHELSGGQRQRMLLALALMLEPDVLIADEPTTALDVTLQVQLLDLLDTLRRDLGTTLLLISHDLAVVGERCERVLVLENGRLADDGPAERIVAERAARASGAAAVARARAVRPSEPDGTPPDVPLVATDALAVHYRTPPRLFQRPEVPVHAVDGVSLAIGRGECVGLVGESGCGKSTLARAMLGLEMPTAGSVTVLGRRLDVHDRVMMRALRRRLQLVPQDAGASLTPQRTVRSLLVEALEVHGHTPGAQAQRRAEQLLQEVGLDPALGARRPTALSSGERQRVAIARALAPQPDLLVCDEPVANLDAAAREPLLAMLDRLRDERGLALVLISHDLGVVRRLASRVAVMYLGRIVEQGNAAQVLDAPRMPYTQLLRAAVPTGRPRQTPVRGGEIPAPLAVPARGCPFHPRCTHPLKDEGCRSERPELRALSAGPDGHTVACLKVSLPPSP; this comes from the coding sequence GTGAGCGGATCGGCCGTGCGCCAGCGCGAGGCCCTCGCGGTGCGCTCCCTCGGGGTCGAGACCACCGAGCCCGCGCCGCGTCGCGTGCTCGACGAGCTCTCGTTCACGCTTGCGCCGGGCTCGAGCGTGGGCATCGTGGGACGCTCCGGCGCGGGCAAGAGCACCATCGGCAACGCCATCCTCGGCCTGCTGCCGCGCGGCCTGCGCCGGACGCCGGGCTCGCGCATCCTCCTCGGCGACACCGAGCTCACAACGCTCGACGTCGAGGCCATGCGCGATGTGCGCGGGCGACGCATCGCGATGGTGTTCCAGGAGCCGCTCAGCGCGCTCGACCCCGCCATGCGCGTCGGGCGCCAACTCACGGCCGCACTCGAGGCGCACGGCATGGCGTCGGGTGCCGAGGCGACGGAACGCGCCATCGCGATGCTCGACCGCGTCGGCATCCGCGATGCCGCGCGCAGCGCCCGGCGCTTTCCGCACGAACTCTCCGGCGGCCAACGCCAGCGCATGCTCCTCGCCCTCGCGCTGATGCTTGAGCCGGACGTGCTCATCGCCGACGAACCCACGACGGCGCTCGACGTCACGCTGCAGGTCCAGCTGCTCGACCTGCTCGACACGCTCCGTCGCGACCTCGGCACCACGCTGCTGTTGATCTCGCACGACCTCGCCGTGGTCGGAGAACGTTGCGAGCGCGTGCTGGTACTCGAGAACGGCCGCCTCGCCGACGACGGTCCGGCCGAGCGAATCGTCGCGGAGCGCGCGGCGCGTGCCAGCGGAGCCGCGGCGGTAGCGCGCGCGCGCGCCGTACGCCCCTCCGAGCCCGACGGCACGCCGCCCGACGTGCCGTTGGTCGCCACTGACGCATTGGCCGTGCACTATCGCACGCCGCCGCGCCTGTTCCAGCGACCCGAAGTGCCGGTGCATGCCGTCGATGGCGTGTCGCTCGCCATCGGGCGCGGCGAATGCGTGGGGCTCGTCGGCGAGAGTGGCTGCGGCAAGAGCACGCTGGCCCGCGCGATGCTCGGGCTCGAGATGCCGACGGCAGGCTCCGTCACCGTGCTCGGGCGTCGGCTCGACGTCCACGACCGCGTGATGATGCGCGCGCTGCGCCGTCGTCTCCAGCTCGTGCCCCAGGACGCCGGTGCCTCGCTCACGCCGCAGCGGACGGTGCGCTCGCTGTTGGTCGAGGCGCTCGAGGTGCACGGCCACACGCCGGGCGCGCAAGCGCAGCGGCGCGCCGAGCAGTTGCTGCAGGAAGTCGGGCTCGATCCCGCACTGGGCGCACGCCGTCCGACGGCGCTCTCCAGCGGCGAACGCCAGCGCGTCGCCATCGCGCGCGCGCTGGCCCCGCAGCCGGATCTCCTGGTGTGCGACGAGCCCGTGGCCAACCTCGACGCCGCGGCGCGTGAACCCCTGCTCGCCATGCTCGATCGCCTCCGCGACGAGCGTGGATTGGCATTGGTCCTGATCTCGCACGACCTCGGCGTCGTGCGGCGGCTCGCCTCGCGCGTCGCCGTCATGTACCTCGGACGCATTGTCGAGCAAGGGAACGCGGCGCAGGTGCTGGACGCGCCGCGCATGCCGTACACGCAGTTGCTGCGCGCGGCGGTCCCCACGGGACGCCCGCGGCAGACCCCGGTGCGCGGCGGCGAGATTCCCGCACCCCTTGCCGTTCCGGCCCGAGGCTGTCCATTTCATCCGCGATGCACACACCCCTTGAAAGACGAGGGGTGTCGGAGCGAGCGTCCGGAGTTGCGCGCACTTTCTGCTGGTCCTGACGGCCACACCGTGGCCTGCCTGAAGGTCTCTCTCCCCCCGAGCCCATGA